The proteins below are encoded in one region of Halobaculum roseum:
- a CDS encoding ABC transporter ATP-binding protein: MSLLEVDDVKITYRMPNRDVHAVNNVSFSIDEGDNYGLVGESGSGKSTVAKAVLGLLDDNGEIRSGSIRFDGRELIDLSERDWKSVRWEEISYIPQSAMDSLDPVMTVGAQIRQAIRKHRNVSKATANERVDEVFEMVGLDPARTGDYPHQFSGGMRQRVTIAMALALDPDLIIADEPTTGLDVIVQDKIIDKLLEIQEKTGSSLLLITHDVGVVAETCDEVSVLYGGKVMEQGNTDEVFRAPTNPYSMGLKNAFPEVDEFDEQAISIPGSLPDLTREPTGCVFRNRCPFATEECGESHPPLVETDGQLSACHYTDRADEMREQAADPETWGIEPRDESGRTGDTGDVILETSGLEKWFEQPQGILEDFRGKDPDYVKAVNDVDLTVHEGEIVGVAGESGCGKSTLAEVIAALQERTGGEIHVDGTSVDDLLEESTKKFRSQVQFIFQDPFDSLNPRQRVEAAVSEPLKIQGVDRETIDRRVRQTVEDVGLKPAEKYLDKLPAQLSGGERQRVAIAQALVLEPRLLICDEPASMLDVSLKANILNILREMADERDIGIIYISHDLASLTQIADRLAVMYLGRIAELGDTEDVVRTPKHPYTASLLSASPRTDPDIDRQRVLLPGEPPNPVDLPNGCNFAPRCPKATEECRGEDPSRSAFADDGHEAACYFPVDDVETELLERYAEEHEDEVSNAIGEEMTL; this comes from the coding sequence ATGAGTCTGCTCGAAGTCGACGACGTGAAGATCACGTATCGGATGCCGAACAGGGACGTCCACGCCGTCAACAACGTCTCCTTCTCGATCGACGAGGGGGACAACTACGGACTCGTCGGCGAGTCCGGCTCCGGCAAATCGACCGTCGCCAAGGCGGTCCTCGGACTCCTCGACGACAACGGGGAGATCCGCTCGGGAAGCATCCGGTTCGACGGTCGGGAGCTGATCGATCTCTCCGAGCGCGACTGGAAGTCTGTCCGCTGGGAGGAGATCTCCTACATCCCACAGAGCGCGATGGACTCGCTGGATCCGGTGATGACGGTCGGCGCACAGATCCGGCAGGCCATCCGCAAACACAGGAACGTCTCGAAGGCGACCGCGAACGAGCGTGTCGATGAGGTGTTCGAGATGGTCGGGCTCGATCCGGCACGGACTGGCGACTACCCGCACCAGTTCTCGGGCGGGATGCGTCAGCGAGTCACGATCGCGATGGCGCTCGCCCTGGACCCGGATCTCATTATCGCCGACGAGCCGACGACCGGGCTGGACGTGATCGTCCAGGACAAGATCATCGACAAGCTGCTCGAGATCCAAGAGAAGACGGGGAGTTCGCTCCTGCTCATCACTCACGACGTGGGCGTGGTCGCCGAGACGTGCGACGAGGTGTCGGTCCTGTACGGCGGGAAGGTGATGGAGCAGGGCAACACCGACGAGGTGTTCCGGGCGCCGACGAACCCGTACTCGATGGGGCTCAAGAACGCCTTCCCTGAGGTCGACGAGTTCGACGAGCAGGCGATTTCGATCCCCGGGTCGCTGCCGGATCTCACCCGCGAGCCGACCGGCTGCGTGTTCCGTAACCGGTGTCCCTTCGCCACGGAGGAATGTGGGGAGAGCCATCCCCCACTTGTCGAGACGGACGGGCAACTGTCGGCCTGTCACTACACGGACCGGGCCGACGAGATGCGGGAGCAGGCCGCCGACCCCGAGACGTGGGGGATAGAGCCCCGGGACGAAAGCGGGAGGACGGGCGACACCGGTGACGTCATCCTCGAAACCAGCGGACTCGAGAAGTGGTTCGAGCAGCCACAGGGGATCCTCGAGGACTTTCGCGGGAAAGACCCCGATTACGTGAAGGCCGTCAACGATGTCGATCTCACCGTCCACGAGGGCGAGATCGTCGGCGTCGCCGGCGAGTCGGGATGTGGGAAATCGACCCTCGCGGAGGTGATCGCCGCGCTGCAGGAACGAACCGGCGGGGAGATCCACGTCGACGGCACGTCGGTCGACGACCTGCTCGAGGAGAGCACGAAGAAGTTCCGTTCGCAGGTACAGTTCATCTTCCAGGACCCGTTCGACTCGCTCAACCCGCGCCAGCGGGTCGAGGCGGCCGTCTCCGAACCCCTGAAGATCCAGGGGGTCGACCGCGAAACCATCGATCGTCGGGTCAGACAGACGGTCGAGGACGTCGGCCTGAAGCCGGCCGAGAAGTACCTCGACAAGCTGCCTGCGCAGCTGTCGGGCGGAGAGCGCCAGCGGGTCGCCATCGCGCAGGCGCTGGTGCTCGAGCCGCGATTGCTCATCTGCGACGAGCCGGCGTCGATGCTCGACGTCTCCCTGAAGGCCAATATCCTCAACATTCTGCGGGAGATGGCCGACGAGCGGGACATCGGTATCATCTACATCTCGCACGACCTCGCGAGCCTCACCCAGATCGCCGATCGGCTCGCAGTGATGTACCTCGGGCGGATCGCGGAGCTCGGGGACACGGAGGACGTGGTTCGGACGCCCAAACACCCCTACACGGCGTCGCTCCTGTCCGCCTCACCCCGGACTGACCCCGACATCGACCGTCAGCGGGTGCTGTTGCCCGGCGAGCCGCCGAACCCGGTCGATCTGCCGAACGGGTGCAACTTCGCACCCCGGTGTCCGAAGGCGACCGAGGAGTGTCGCGGCGAGGACCCGTCGCGGTCCGCGTTCGCCGACGATGGACACGAAGCCGCCTGCTACTTCCCGGTCGACGACGTCGAGACGGAACTGCTGGAACGCTACGCCGAGGAACACGAGGACGAGGTCTCGAACGCGATCGGCGAGGAGATGACGCTGTAG
- a CDS encoding ABC transporter permease, whose translation MSGYTLDTDTAVDRLRSEFGRAKRTLSYVLEDTAAKVGFVTLAVFVFLGLFGPYIAPYQPIQDTLQQGGSMMRLQEPGGKAMLGTTSFGKDVLSQFLAGARPTLIVGLFGGVGTGVLGFLVGLTSGYFGGRVDEFLMRMTDLTFALPFLPMALVILSFVTPSVWLITAVLVVFLWKMPARVIRSEVMTVKERTFVKSARARGAGHMRTMFLHVAPNVLGIGFLYTAYAVGWSIVAGASLAFLGFGDPTTTSWGRMLQQVFRSGAIRVAWWWVLPPAIGIGAVTTSVFLVGRAFEEIVNPDLQTEQE comes from the coding sequence ATGTCGGGATACACACTCGATACCGACACCGCGGTCGACAGATTGCGCTCGGAGTTCGGACGAGCCAAGCGGACGCTCAGTTACGTCCTCGAGGACACCGCTGCGAAAGTTGGCTTCGTGACGCTCGCCGTGTTCGTGTTCCTCGGCCTCTTCGGGCCGTACATCGCCCCATATCAGCCCATCCAGGACACGCTCCAACAGGGCGGGTCGATGATGCGGCTTCAGGAACCGGGAGGGAAGGCGATGCTGGGGACGACCTCCTTCGGCAAGGACGTATTGAGCCAGTTCCTCGCCGGCGCACGGCCGACACTCATCGTCGGCCTGTTCGGCGGCGTCGGGACCGGCGTGTTAGGATTCCTCGTCGGTCTCACGAGCGGCTACTTCGGCGGCCGTGTCGACGAGTTCCTGATGCGGATGACCGACTTGACGTTCGCGTTGCCGTTTCTGCCGATGGCGCTCGTCATCCTCTCGTTCGTCACCCCGAGCGTCTGGCTGATCACTGCTGTGCTGGTCGTCTTCCTCTGGAAGATGCCCGCGCGGGTCATCCGTTCGGAAGTGATGACGGTCAAAGAGCGGACGTTCGTCAAGTCCGCCAGAGCGCGGGGCGCCGGCCACATGCGGACGATGTTCCTGCACGTCGCCCCGAATGTGCTGGGGATCGGCTTCCTCTACACCGCGTACGCCGTCGGCTGGTCGATCGTCGCCGGCGCGTCGCTCGCGTTCCTCGGCTTCGGCGACCCGACGACCACGTCCTGGGGCCGGATGCTCCAGCAGGTGTTCCGCTCGGGCGCCATCCGTGTGGCGTGGTGGTGGGTACTCCCGCCCGCGATCGGTATCGGTGCCGTCACGACGTCCGTCTTCCTGGTCGGCCGGGCGTTCGAGGAGATAGTCAATCCCGACCTACAAACGGAGCAAGAATGA